From the Hippocampus zosterae strain Florida chromosome 13, ASM2543408v3, whole genome shotgun sequence genome, the window AGGAGTTTGTGGGCAAAAAATGCACTTATGATGCTGCGTTTTCTTTTTAGACATTTTACCGTAAACAGCCTATTTGAAATTATATTTCATAagagaacattttgtttttcagttttgactcggcatgagacTTTATATTGCTATGTTTTGTGccgttttgctctttttttgtgatgaattaatttttttaactgtcatcCTATGTAAGCAGCAgtggttatttttttatgcctACCTACATTAGTGGCATAATTGACGACTGTCCAGGCACTATAAAGAACAAATGATTCAcaattaaaatttattttttcagattATGTCACCCCcagaacaatatatatataacaatttATTGATGATGTCGACAGTTCGACTGTGAAATAGCTATTTTTAGTCCCCCATACAAGTAAAAACTCAAGAACATAAGAAAATGATTGACTTTTACAGTTACGTGTTTCCTAAGCGGGCACCAACGAAGCCGGCGGCGACATCTGCTGGCCAAACATTCAACTGCAGTTAAAGTGAACTTGGCTAGGCGAGTTCATTGAACGACATATATTGTCACATTTCAAGGAAGGCAAATGTTGAATAAACTGCTGCATAAATAACAGCAAATACGTCAATTTGCACGTTAGTATCCCGGTGACCGTCTTCGTGAGGTCACCAGGCTCTCGGTGACAATCGGTTAGCCACGTTGCCGCTGGGCTAACACTCGAAACTCTTTTTCGGCTCACCTGAGCGATTCCCGCACCCATTTGTCCTCCGCCGATGATGACCACATGCTTGATGGCCACACTCCTGAAGGCCGATGAGGAGAAAGCTCTGCACATATGGTACCCGAAGAACGCCATGACAACGACAAGTAGCTGGCCACCTACTTGAAGCTAACAGGACGGTTGCTGGTCACGTGACCTCAGGCGCTTCTCCGCCTTGTGTGACTTTTGACACACATTGATGACACCACGTAACAGGTGCCGAAGGCCAGCCGAGACTACGCAGAgtcggaagaaaaaaacccggaagcttttttttataaaattatTGGAGCAAAATTCAATTTACATAATGTAGTCACTGAAAACTTAGATTTTTGAGGCGGAGAGCAAACAGTATAGGTAGGAATACCATTTGGATTGCCAAAGAGTGCTGCTTTGTGTTCTTTGtctaatgtttttatttaaaatacatgCCTTTGGCTATTCTTTCTTTCCTATGTGTATTGATATCTTTGTTTGTAATATGTTCACTAAAGATTGTATAAAAATCAAAAACCACGCAGCAGCAAAACCGCACTGATCCACatttcttataaataaaatgtattattattattatttctcaaTGTATGGACTCCAAGGTGTCaattatatttgttttaattaaaataacacTTAAAAATGTGCACCGTGTATTGTAACACATTTGGGAAACTAGCAAAAAGAAATCCCACTAAGGAGCGGCTACAGATCCGCTAGTTAGTGCACAGAGATGCTGGGAGACGGATGCTTGTTGCTCGTGTTTCCTGGCCTACAAAAGTGATTTTCTCACGCGAGGTGAAATGTAGTTTCCATGGTTTATGAGTGACCAGGTGAACAATGTATCACCAGGCTTTGTTCATTTAACTGTGAATCAACAACCAGCATTTTTGTTATCCCCTGCATTACAGTACTAATTCAAAATGATACTGTACCGATAGTGTACCCAATAAAGTGTCTAGTGACTTTGTATGTACAATATATTGCACTGTTTGCCTTTGTGGACATCCAATCGGCTGATTTCACCCACGAGGGCTGACGGACACGGTGAAGGGACACGGCGCCAGCGTCAGTCCGAAACGTCCATGCATGGGTGGCGGCGGCGTTCCGTCCGGCAGTCGGAAGGTGAAGGCCTGCAGTAGGCCGGTGACCAAGAGGAAGAGCTCCATCTTGGCCAGCTGCTCGCCCATACACACCCTGCGACCTGACACCCAGGAGAGAGTAGAAAATTACATAAGTTCACACGCAGATTTGCCATGTAGGATGAGTAAGGTACCGATCCCAAAAGGCATGAAGCACTCTTTTTTGGCCAGCTGGCCCTCATCATCCAGGAAGCGCTGAGGCCTGAAGCTCTCGGgttggtcccacacggcggggTCGCGATGGACAGACCACAGGTTGGGCAGAAGGACCGTTCCTTGCGGAATCGTGAAACCTCGGAAGTCTACAAATGTGTTGCACAAAAGTAAAACTAATTTAAAAATCAAGTGAAACTACTCAGCTTTcggggccagcaaggccttctcagTAACATCAACTCTAGTCATTGTGACTGTTTGAGGgaatcagatttcaaattcatctcACAGGGCCAAGAGCGCTGGCCTTCGATGACTTCAGCATTTTTTATGTCCTTCAATTGGTTGATTGGTCAGAGAAAACCTTATACATATACAAAAATGTGTTGCTAAAATAGGACCCAGTAATAAAACGGAAgttgcacacacaaaacatattcTTATGTGCTTggcacaggtaaaaaaaataataattggcaCGATTTGGTGTCATATGATGTCACCTGTGGTCTTGGATGCCATGTGTGGAATGCCCAGCGGAACCACTGAGGTCAGCCTCTGGACCTCCATGATGGTGGCCTCGGTAAAGGGCAAACGACCCCTGTCAGTCATAGACGGAACACGGCATGGTCCCACCACCTTGTCCACCTCTGCCTGGACCTTGTCTGAATCCACGGTAGAAGCAAACATTTTATTATCTTaattcttccatccattttgtgaattTCTTAACTTAATTCGGGTAACGGTACACCTGGGACCGATCCCTCTgtgcctccgcttagttcttggtagtTGTCAGTAGcagtgatgaaaaattgtggccccttGCAGTATTTACGTTGTCTATCCCTACTCTAGAGTGCCATTTCTTTGATCAAAAAACACACTAGGACGAATTAATGAAAtgcccattcatttcaatgtggaaTGGCGTTTTGAGATAAATTAGGCCTTTAAGGGGTGTCATTTACTTGAGGATTTTTGTTATTTGCAAATAGCATGGAAACTCTATTCATGTGGAAGCCACCTGGTTGCTGATTCtgttcgttgttgttgtttttcttttttaccttGGACGTGAGTATGCATGGCCATGTAGAGCAAGATCCACAGAAGAGAGTTGGTGGTGGTGTCAGTGCCGGCGATGAAGAGATCCCCAATGATGTAGAAGAGGTAGTCCTCATCGAAGCTGCTGTCCTCCACACCCGCAGCTCTCTGGCTGGCTATCTCCACCAAGTACATGTCCACTAAATCTCTGGGGTTCTCTGGGTCCAGCGTGTCACAGTGCTTAGCAATGATCCTCTTCAGAAAGGCGGTGATGTCGCGCTCCACACGCCGGAGCTCCCCGAAGGCGCCAAAGGGCAAGTGGTAGAGTGGTGGGAAGATGTTGATGAGGACGGCGGGGCTGTTAACGCACAGCTCCAGGCCTCGTACCATCAGGCCCAGCAGGGTCCCGAACTGCCGGTCGTCTTGGGGGAAGCGCTCGCCGAGGGCCAAAGAGCAGATGACATTGGAGACGGCGTTGCTTACTAGTGGCGTCAAGTCCATGCCGCCCTTGCCAACTTCCTGACGTAGTCGCAGAAGCTCACTTTTGACCGTCGCCAGGCCTTGGAGGATGCACGGCTCCAGGGTAAGCTTCCCCACACCAAAGTTTCGAAGGGAGGCATGGCAGAACTTGCGGTGCTTTCTCCACACCGGCCCATACGGCGCAAAGACGATACCTTGGTTGTGGCGGTGACGTAGATGGTTGTCAACAGGGAATTATTTAGTACTGAAGCAAGTAACTTCCCAAGTTACAGCCAGCTTCATTACGATAGACACTCATTCAATCATTAAAAATACGATTTAAGAAATTACTGCCATTAAAAAAGTCATGAACAAATGCCAAAGGGAGTAAGTCTGATTTCACGGtggactgcaaaaataaaaaataaaaatccgagAAATTTCCTGGTGAGGCTTACATTCTGAGTTTATTGATATATTATTAtcaaaaataattgtttcatttgaTAATTGATAGTTGCTGATTAATCATTGCACCTGTgtgtaattaaataaaaactaaattaaacTATTCAATAGTGTTACATTTACAATTTACGAAGGTGTAAGTTGTAAATGTCAGgaaataattatatattttaacaatcatgaAATACGGTAGATTAAAGTTTTGGGAATACgaataaattaatttaattccaGTAATTACGCACCTTTGCGTTTGGTCATGATGGTAACCGCAGGGATGTCCGGCCTGTCTGAAAACACTTGAGGATGGTGGAGGAAAGCGTCTCTGATGACGTCATAGCCGTTCAGCACAACTATAAGCTGCGTGCCGACAAACAGGCTAAACACTTCGCCGTAGATCGCCGCTTGCTCCGTCAGCGCCTCCATTGGTGTCGCGCTCGGCTTCGACGCGTTCCCAAACCTCCTCCGGATGAACGATGGGATGAGAAAAACGCCGAAATTGCCCACAATCGGCAGGGGCTTGGGACCCGGGGGTATGTTAGCCAGACGACGGCGGCGTTTTAGGTGGTAGTGAAGAGACAAATACACAACGACGAAGACAAGCAAAGTTGCAACGTTTACTTCAGGCAGCAGCGACTTGCTCCAATGCGGGAGCATAGTGTGAAAGTTAGGGTACTAAATTAGTACGCGATATCTAACCATGTTTGCTTTTCGAAGTAAACAAACACGAACCATATGTCCAATGTTGTGTTGAGCTGGTCTCCTATTGGTGGACAGAAAAAATAGGCTTCTCTGataggttaattttttttatcccgGAAATGTAGCTTGCAGGCATCGAAGTGTAATTTTTTGATTCTCAATATAAATTTTCAACAGAATGGTTATCAACGTGTTTTAcatttattataaataaaaatcttcAAAGTCGTCATTCAAATTCTAAATGAAATGGTACAGTCAGAGCACAGGTTAGAGAGTAAAtccattttcacatttcaacCATTATCCGGCCAATAAAATGATGGTCCACTGGTCATGTGACAGACACTAGAAggaattcaaagtcaaatggcTCTGATATCTTCACTGACCAATCTTGCTTGCTGTTTGACACCGCAGTGGAAATGGTTCAACACTTTTGTCACTTCGGATCAATTCTGTTGATCATTGTTGCTCTCGCCGTCAATCCGTTTTCTATAGCTCGTCCTCATTAGGATTGGGGATGAGTTGGGAGTTTGTCCAAGATGACTTTGGGGCGAGAAGTCATACACaagtacaaacaaacaaacaaaaaaatacattctatcCCTGTTAAGTCTCACCCAGTTATTAGTTTGAACTGTTATTCACGCTTTAAACCAGTGATTTGCAAACTTTTCACCCGAAGTACAACCTCAAAAAATACTTCTCTCTCCATGGCCAGTACTTTAAAAAATAGCACCAGCAGGCTTACGGATATATCAGAAATGATTAAAATTGTGtgctgcaaaaaacaaaaacaaaaacaacaacaacaacaactctaaAGTGGTCTAAAGTGATTATCATGTAATGTGTTATACTTAATAAAATATGATTCCATTGGTGAATCCACTGGTAATTCCTAAAGTGCCACACTTGTTTGTAAAATGCCGTTTGTGTTTCGATGCTTTTATGGAGCACACGTCCCACGAGCGGGGAACGTAACACACTGGAAATCACGGCTTTGAATGACTTATATAGGCAATgagaaccattttaaaattaCTCGTGGTTTCTCTGATTCATGGGTTTGCTCAGTTTCTATTGCCTGCAAATAGCGGAAGGTTATTTTATTCTTGTATTTTACAATTGAATTGgatgcaactttattgtcagtGCATCTATTTCGAGTCTTAAACCCAACATTGCAAGTTTTTTGAATGCGTGAGCACGCACCAGTACCAAGGAGACGGAAGGTACATGACTTtcgaagacttaaaaaaaaaagaatcacaaaTGACAGCCTAACTACACTCCCCAAATTCCCTACGTGGGAGGTCACATATGCGTGTGTCGCAGTGACCGTACATGAGTCTCCTGACCAGACTGGTAATGTTCCTCCATGCACAGGAAGAGCCGTCGTCGCGCCGAGTCATGCTAAGGGCTCGGCTGGCGACTTCCGACGACTTGCATCTGAGCGCTTGTCCCTCATGGTTCAAAGAATTGAGCCCTATCAGCATGACCCTATCTCCCGTCGGCTGCGTAGCGCTATCCTCAGTCATGGAACTGCCCTCACTTCTCTGGTACAACACTAGCAGATATGGAGCGCCTGACAAAAAGACAATATAGGGTTTAAAATGCAACATCATACCTCAATGCATATAACCAACTGTCCAGGAACGATTCATGTTCATACAGGCTAACCTCGATTTAAGGGACCTGGAACCAACCCGGACAGATTTCGAGTCCGGAATCGGACTCACTATACTCCGATTGTCATAGGAGAAGAAAATCGTGTCCAGTGGTGTTTCAAAGTCAATTAGTTTTAGAATTGGCTCGCGTTTAGCCACAAAGACTGATCGGGTGTTTCCGGCTTGCTCTGATTTCCCGTCGTAGCCAAACAGCTTTATGGTAAAATAGAGCAGACCAAGAGCATGCtaatgtggcggccatgttggcaggggcgACTGTGCCTTCAAAGGTGAAAGAAAGCATAGACCTTCGCTTAGCGTCATTGTACGCACGCAAATCCAAAACTAATGTCAGATCCATATATTCATATCGatggcagttaaaaaaaaaatttacacaGGTGCTGGTCGCGTACACTATTTTGAACATGTTATTTTTGGTCCAGGACAGTTTGTTTGTCAAGCCTTTTCTATGGCATCACAGTGtaaaaaaacgtgaaaaaagGAAGCGAAAACATTGCGGCTCATGAACACCCAGAGATGTCACAGTTGTGAGGGAGAATCTAAATTGTGGCCACAATATACAGCTCAGGAAAAATCTAAGAGATCAATGTCATGCCTGGGACTTTTAACGTTTTGGCTAATTCGCAAGTGCAAATAAGACACTTAAGTGTTCTTAATTGAGTTTAATACAAGGCAAATACCACATCGATGATACACATAAATAGAGAGGTTCTAAAATCaagtttaattaattattatgaataataaaaacTCATAAAGGCAGTTttggtaaacacacacacacgcgcgagcgccggcacactcacacgcacacacatacacaaactaaAGTTGAACCCACTaaggcagtgattcccaaccactatGCCACAACACATTTGTGTGTTGTGGGAAATCATCAGGTGTGCTATGCAAAatgatccaatttttttttttactacaaatTATGTAACCTTGTTCATCAATCTTTGCTGGCAGCTTATAGTGACAGAACGTGAATTACTACCGCCAAACATCAACATTATTTCAGGAAGTACTTCATATTCACTACTAAAGTACTATATACTTTGGGGTACATTTTTGAATGATGCTACGGCATGAGTTAGAGCTGCATGTTTatggccaaaatgataatcatgATTATGTTGATCTATATTGTAATATTGTAACCTTCGTTATAATCACAATTTCCCTCAAGCAAGGAAAACATCTGTATGCCTTTGCCGGTGCAAAGTAAATATGACTAAACTCTGAAAGAGTAACTGATGATAAATAAAAAGAACTAAAATTGTACCAAAGCATTTAAAATTTAGAAATGGCCAACTGTGTCAACATTTGTTTTGCAAATACGAAGTCAAGACAACAGATGAGTAGTTTATCATGATGCTCCTCATCTCCAATTTTTGCTGCGCTTTCTTCTCCCAGCACGACTTGCTAGCACTCTTGTTCCATGCATTCGCCCCCTGGTGATTGGCTGACTGCTTGTCATGAGGCATCAGATTTTTGGGGATGTAAAATGTGTGTCTTGGCGCCTTAAAGATTGGGTAACACTGGACAAAGGCACCTTGTGACAGTCATAGTGAGGTCCGctcattgaactttttttttttaatttggaagtTTACTTTAGGAAGTGAAGTCACTATAAATGCACTTCAAATGCCACCTCTGCGCTAGAAGCTGGCAGAAGAATATCTACGGtaatacgcacgcacacacgcgcacaaattGAGAAACAGCCAACTATGCAGCCGTTTTAAATTACAACAGCAAAAACACAGACAAAACATAATTAACCTCCTTGGCAAGTTTGTCTGGTGAACActgccacccccctcccctcccctgagTCTGTCACTCATCACGTGTGCTCTGTACCATCATGGAGTACTTCTTACAAGGGTTTTTCAGGCAGGCGGGCGCCCAGCTGATGGGCCAACCGTACACGCGCGGCACGGGCGTGTTCACGTTGCGCTCCATGAAGTTGAACAGCGGGTTCCACCAGGTGTTGGTGAAGTAGTTGTTGGGTGAGCACTCACACTGCGCAGAGGGGGAGAacaggacggcagaaaaataaaaaatgaactgaCAAATGTAATGTTACAAGATAGCAAACTAGTTGTCGAGATGTGACACCTACCTGTGTGTTGGCCATGCTGTGGTACCACCAGAAGAGTCGCGTTGTGACAAAGTAGCCCACCACCACATCCACGCTGTAGTGCTCGTGCGCCACCAAGATGCACACCACGCCCACGGCACTCAGCAGCCAGCACATCAAGTGGTACCACCAAAACGAGCGAGGTGAGTCTGCGGGGGAAGCCCACCACACGGCAAAGGAGTGAcgccaaacaaaatgaataattttctCTCATTTTAAGTTTAGAGTGAGACCGTGACTTTTGAGTTTAATTCATTCTGTGACCAAGTttgaaactaaaataaatgttccccattgaaattgattaaaaatgccTTTAATTCGTTACACCCCACCAAATAACGGCACTTTTTGTTACATGTTTTTCAAATATAGCAGTATACAGTATTGtgtaaaaaactaataaaataaaatgcgaaGAAATAAACTGGTTTCATAATAAATTCATGATGTGCTGTAGTATTTGTGCGTCGGATGTGTGCATTTAAGAGGCGTTGACAGGTTTGTGACGTCAGGATCTGGAGGTGGGGTAGCTCggttgggttaaaatgcaagTGTGACCTTACAGCAGCTCCTAGCAACTGTTCTCATTTTTTACATGTGTTTCAGTTTGTCCCAGTCAGTAAACACTTGAAAGTGCATCCATACGTACATAGGCGTACACACACAAACGGCAAGTAACACACATGCTGTATACAtaaatgcagaaaaataaaaaatgactcaCATTCCTTGATAAACAGGTAAGTGAGGGTGAGCATCACAGTGTGTCCACTGAACAGGAAATCTCCGCACATAATATGAGAACTGGTAATGGACAGGCCGGCGCCGGAAATCAACTTCAGAATTCGCTGGAACTTGGCATACGAGTCCCCATACAGCTGACGAAAAGCAAAGCCAGTGAGGTTGAAGTTGTTGACGAAATGCAAGCAGTTCTTATGCTCACAATAGCGAGACCGCAACACAAGTACAAAAACTCCAGAGGCGGGTTGATTGGGGTTTTACATCTTGATGTTGGCTAACATCGCGTGAATAAAAGTACAAAAAGCGCTCAGACAGACTGATATGGGTTTGACATTTTGCCTTGTAGTCCGGTATTATTTCTAATAATTAATGGTAAAAAGCCAACATGCTAGGGGTTGGTGTAACGGTTTGATATTTTGCCATGTGTACAGCCACTATTTCGAATGAGAAGTGTTCTCATGCTAACATGCTACCGTGCCAGTTGGTATGCTAACATAGCAAATGTCTGCCGGGCTGACGAGTTTGACGTTGGAATGGCTTGAATCGGTTGAGAAATGAGAACGGACAAGGTAAATGCATCAAAAGAGCTGCATTCATTTGGGAAATTTTGCCATGGAAAATTTGCATTGGAATACTAAGACGGCAACTCGTGTTCACGCATGAATTGAATGATATGCATAACAGAAGAAAAAAGCCCCATTTCTCTTGTTGGTGTTGCTGACACCTCCAGGGTTTGTGTCATGCTTACCTTGGGAGCGCAGCTGAAATGCATACCGGGTACAGGGAGGATGGTGATGTACATGGTGACGCAGCGGTACAAGTACAAGGTGCCCAGGAGGAAAAAGTAACGTCGGCATACGATGGACCTGCAACATTTACCGTAAATTATTAATAAGCGACAAAACATGGACAGTATTGGAATTTGCAGGGAACATTTTCTGGACATTTTACTTTTAAGTTGCTtgttatttataaaatatattttatccaaaaaaaaacaaaaaactaaaacatctGATATGCTACTTTTTGTGAGGAACACAAAAAATTTTGTTATTTCGTGGGTTATTCATTTGAGCCCCAAAATTATATGACCTATAAAGTTGGTCACTTTTGGACCGAATTTGGGTTCTTTTTTTACCAAACTGTTTTTAGGGTGtataggaaaaaatatataccggtatttaaCTTAGACAGCATCAGGTGAGTCTTGATCTTACTTTTGAAAACACCAACAGTCTCTGCTCTCCTGGCGCTCTCAGACAGTCACTCGCAGTAACGGCTAAATGCAGCCTCTCTGTACATTTTGATCTCATTCTTGGAATAATTAAAATGCCGGTATCAAGGAGCTCAGGACCAGCAAGGACATATTATGGCACATTATGATGGCCCAAGATGGCACCTTGAGGTGCAACATCTAACACTTTAATAAAATACTTATTTGCCGGCCTACAAAAATCTCAGGCGAAACATTACTAAAAGGTGATAGCAACATATTTGAAACAGATCTCGGTATGCATACGCTTCTCACTTGTGGTTGAAGAAGAAGAGCTGCAGGAACCAAATGGTAACCAGCACGATGCCATTAACCTCCGTAACAGTGAAGGCCCACTTGACTCTGTCGATGTATTCAAAGAACGTGTCGGGCAGCGGCGGGATGCTCTCTTTGGGCGGAACCCTCTCGTGCACCACCGTGATGACCACCGTGGTCAGAACCAGGCTGAGGCCGGCATAGAAGAAGAGAAGCGTCGTTTTCCACCACTCCGGAGGCAGGCGGTTGACCTCGGGCTCCTTCATGGAGATCTTGACGTAGTCATTGTGCCTGCTCTTGCGGAAGCCCCGTTTGGTGTCGCCTGAGCCTGGCGTGTGCGCAGGGCAGGGTTTTTTGTCACCGCTGGACCCGGCACCGCCTTCCATTTTTTGGTTCATGCTATCCGCCTGGGACGACGACATGGCTTCCTGCTCTGTCCATTCACAGGTGGGACCCCTCTGAATGGAGGTGGAGGGACTGCAACAGGAATTCCATGCATTCTTTATTTGGTTCAATCaattacagtacttttttgttattgttttgaataaaaaatTAACTCTGACCAAGATTATTTTATAAAAATCTGTCCGctttcatttttccatttgcCTGTGACTATTTGTGTTTCTGTGATAAATTCAACGTTCCTCCTTATTTTCAGTCATCTGCAAATCTACATGTCAATCGGCGCCACGTTGGGTCAAATAATTTTCAGCTGCAGACTGCAAATAACACGGGCGATTGAAGCTAAGAGACTCTTGCGCTTCAAAATCATTCGATTCTATGTGCATTCGGGGCCCAAATCGGCCAGAAGACTTCATCAGCAGATATTGGCTCCGTTAAATTCACCCGGTGGTTTCTTTGcccattttttccctttttactCATAATGCATTACACcataaaacacccccccccccaaaaaaaagtgactgcttTTTTTAACCAATGGTTGGAAAAACTAATACTAAGGAACTAAATATTTTCAAACAGTCAAATGTTGTGCCTGTAAGTCAAACCTTTATTGTTGTAAACATTGAGGAccaaaagatatttttttttcttctcacagtAAATATTTTTGAGTTAATTGGTTGATTCATTGCTTAATTGGAATTTTATTCTGTCAAATTTTGCAATTGCCATCGGTTTCCCAAAAAAATCCGGTTGGGTCCAGTTGGGTCCTACCACATGTTGTCCAATTCTAAACATCGAGTGAGAGTGGATGGAGCAAGAAGTGAAGCGTTTGTAAGATGTCTACAATCACAATGTTTTTCAGTGTGCTC encodes:
- the LOC127613447 gene encoding cytochrome P450 2U1 isoform X2; this encodes MLPHWSKSLLPEVNVATLLVFVVVYLSLHYHLKRRRRLANIPPGPKPLPIVGNFGVFLIPSFIRRRFGNASKPSATPMEALTEQAAIYGEVFSLFVGTQLIVVLNGYDVIRDAFLHHPQVFSDRPDIPAVTIMTKRKGIVFAPYGPVWRKHRKFCHASLRNFGVGKLTLEPCILQGLATVKSELLRLRQEVGKGGMDLTPLVSNAVSNVICSLALGERFPQDDRQFGTLLGLMVRGLELCVNSPAVLINIFPPLYHLPFGAFGELRRVERDITAFLKRIIAKHCDTLDPENPRDLVDMYLVEIASQRAAGVEDSSFDEDYLFYIIGDLFIAGTDTTTNSLLWILLYMAMHTHVQDFRGFTIPQGTVLLPNLWSVHRDPAVWDQPESFRPQRFLDDEGQLAKKECFMPFGIGRRVCMGEQLAKMELFLLVTGLLQAFTFRLPDGTPPPPMHGRFGLTLAPCPFTVSVSPRG
- the LOC127613447 gene encoding cytochrome P450 2U1 isoform X1, whose product is MLPHWSKSLLPEVNVATLLVFVVVYLSLHYHLKRRRRLANIPPGPKPLPIVGNFGVFLIPSFIRRRFGNASKPSATPMEALTEQAAIYGEVFSLFVGTQLIVVLNGYDVIRDAFLHHPQVFSDRPDIPAVTIMTKRKGIVFAPYGPVWRKHRKFCHASLRNFGVGKLTLEPCILQGLATVKSELLRLRQEVGKGGMDLTPLVSNAVSNVICSLALGERFPQDDRQFGTLLGLMVRGLELCVNSPAVLINIFPPLYHLPFGAFGELRRVERDITAFLKRIIAKHCDTLDPENPRDLVDMYLVEIASQRAAGVEDSSFDEDYLFYIIGDLFIAGTDTTTNSLLWILLYMAMHTHVQDKVQAEVDKVVGPCRVPSMTDRGRLPFTEATIMEVQRLTSVVPLGIPHMASKTTDFRGFTIPQGTVLLPNLWSVHRDPAVWDQPESFRPQRFLDDEGQLAKKECFMPFGIGRRVCMGEQLAKMELFLLVTGLLQAFTFRLPDGTPPPPMHGRFGLTLAPCPFTVSVSPRG
- the sgms2a gene encoding phosphatidylcholine:ceramide cholinephosphotransferase 2 — encoded protein: MSSSQADSMNQKMEGGAGSSGDKKPCPAHTPGSGDTKRGFRKSRHNDYVKISMKEPEVNRLPPEWWKTTLLFFYAGLSLVLTTVVITVVHERVPPKESIPPLPDTFFEYIDRVKWAFTVTEVNGIVLVTIWFLQLFFFNHKSIVCRRYFFLLGTLYLYRCVTMYITILPVPGMHFSCAPKLYGDSYAKFQRILKLISGAGLSITSSHIMCGDFLFSGHTVMLTLTYLFIKEYSPRSFWWYHLMCWLLSAVGVVCILVAHEHYSVDVVVGYFVTTRLFWWYHSMANTQCECSPNNYFTNTWWNPLFNFMERNVNTPVPRVYGWPISWAPACLKNPCAPYLLVLYQRSEGSSMTEDSATQPTGDRVMLIGLNSLNHEGQALRCKSSEVASRALSMTRRDDGSSCAWRNITSLVRRLMYGHCDTRICDLPRREFGECS